The stretch of DNA AAGGGAGTGGACAAAAACTTAAACTTTTGTCTCGTACTAAACCACGGAACAATTTTTTATCCTCTGAACAAGTTGTTTACAGTACCAAAATAAATGGCAACTTTGTGGCAAATAGGAAGTGAATCCCATTTTTTTTCCGATGCAACAGATCCTTTTGTCCGCTAAACATCGTACAAGATAATATTTGCTCAATATCTTCAACTTTATGATGTATTATTCTATCTTATATCGTTCTATTCAATACTTACCAGTTTACGAATCAAACCGACTCTTATAAAGTTATTTCATGGTCGTAAGTCTACACCAATGAACGAACCTATTGGATTTAGTGTGTGAATATCATTTGTCGTGATTTTGAGATTGATGACAGCATGTAAATCTTTAAGAAGGATGAAGCAACAGTAGTGAATCGTGATATGCCGGctttaattttctttgtttGTGATGATATAATCAAAAGCCGGCCACGTTCATTGCAGTAACCGTAACATGAATGTCTTATTAGAAGCTAGCGTTtgctagtatatatatatgttaatctTATAGCAACTTCTCCGTAATCACTTCACTTAATCTGTATCCCTTTTTGCCGGCAACTTAGTACACTGCTTAGCTGTACTTAATTTGTCCATTTTTAtcatttcctttttgtttttcccTATCCATTTACTGTCTTATTCAGTTCGATAATTTAGTCTTTACAGTTACACGCAGATGATATATGTCTCATATACAAATGGATTAGGAATTCGGATTAGAGTCATCGAACATTATTAGTATGATATAGTAtgtttgaaatatatatataatatgattggACTTTTTATCATCcacattaattttaaattaagagaAACATGTGCAGGCTATGAGGTGTGCCTAGTAGGAGCTAGCTACCACACACACCTTACCTTACAGTACTCGATGTGCACTCCACATTTTTGAAATTGAGCCCATATCTATATCTAACATGTTATGCCTTTTTTTGATACATCATCAATATGAATGAACTAACTAACTTCAATTATATAGCTGTGGATGGATTCATTGTTCAACAAATAACTACATTTTCAAGATATATGCATGTTTTACAAAGTCTACAAAAATGAGTATTTCAAGCTTGAAATTGAGAGCACACAAgtcacttaaaataaatttgtgtgtttttttaaaGGTTTAAAGTAAATTTATGCTAAATGGGCCAACAGAAGTGATTCAGTTGATAAGAAGTTGATTCATACTTTATAAAAATGTGAGTTCAACTCTTATTATCGTCATGAGAATTTTGTTAGTAGATAATCTATAAATACATATATCAACATTATCTGAATCTTGAGATCTGTCTCAACTTTTTTTATccccaataatatttttttaaaagttgtaCTAAATGGTACTAGTAGGCTTGTTACTACATGCAATTTCAAGCATACAAATACAAATCTAACAAAACTGACTAGgtgcaaataaaaaatttggagtctagcaaagaaatttaaataaatatatgtacataaaaataaaattaaagagaatACATATATAGTTTACATAGAAGTGGTTGAGTACCATATCTTATGCTAATATTACTAAATGGTATAGATACACTAGACTAGAGTAtactataaacagagcaaaagCTTCACTTGAGAGGTAAGATTGTCAGCAATTCAGAATTGACACATATACTACTACAAAAAGgaggaaaaaataataatattgggAACtcattattagtattgtgttcTACTCTATAGTGTATTTAGCATAAGATACTTTCCTTAAGGTTTATGCTAGCTTAACCATTTCAAATGCTACCAATCTAATCCGTGATTAAGTCCTATAAACCACTGTCGGTGGTAGTTAATAGAGTGATTAGCCTTACACGTGCTTTAGTGTTTAGACACAGCTTGCCTTTGCTCACCCTCTTTAACAACCTCTACTTagcttttcaatttttattttttaatcatatatcaTAGATCTAGATTCATATTCCTTGCCTGTAGTCTTATATTTCAAACACCCTGAAATTACTTTTGGacaaaatcaacaattttaCGTATATCACTCTTTTGATTACTGTTCCAATCTGTGATCAAGTTCACATCTCTGAGAGATTGTTCGTTTTAGGGTTAATCCGTCACGGTTTTATCTTTATAGAAAAGGCAACAGTAGCCCCCAATCGAGGCTAAGGGGCTAAAAAGTGTCGACCCGCGAGCATGCGCGGTTTCGTTTTCCACAGACGGTGTCAATGTTCCGATCCGACCTCAAGTCGACATCTCCGAGAGATTTTCTGCTTTGGAATTAACCCGTCACGATTTAGTTCTTTGTAGAAGAGGCGCCTCGGTGGTTTGAAAGGTGTAagtgttgtatataaactacTATTAGCCTCGATTATCAAGCGATGTGAGACTATTTTGGTGTATTCAAAACAATTACTATGTCTAAAAAATGTAACAGAGTTATTTTGAAATTGGATTGATATTGATAATGATAATTGTTGATTACATGATAGACAACGGCGTCTTCTGACAAATTCTTATTCAGGTTATCAGATATTCGATGTGAGACTTGTAACACTCTCTGCCAACCCTCGAGACCGCCAGTGAGCATAACTAATTAACGGTGTAACTAACTTTTACATTTGGTACATAATGTGAGGAAGAATGACACAAATTATACATAATGGCCTACATATAGGTAAATTCAATGAACATAATTGCTGTCATGCACTTGATTTTGAACCTTTGTGtaccattaatttttttcccaTCATTAACATTTATTAGGgggtttaaattttatttagctTCTATTTGCAGACATCATTTTCATGTAATTATCAGAAGCaccaatataaaaattataatcaaaAGGTTTAGGTTAGTTAAAGATGTATAATAGATATTTTAGCCACTCTGCTAAGGTTTCAAGTTTCTATTAGTCAGTTTAGATGTAGCTGAAATATCAGTGGTTGAAGTTCTTAAAATGGTTAGAAAGTAGAactctctttttctttggtGGGTGATTAGATAGCTGCAAATACTATAATTTGTTATAATTTTGCATGATAAACTTTAATCAAATCACAAGCTAGTGTTTTAATTCTGGCAGTTGGAACCTTCTTTTTTGGAAAAGTTCAGCTATAAAATGAGTGATTACAACCTCacaaagataataaaaaaattaagaaaaataaaaatgaataaactaCCACTTTCTCTTCAATTTAGTTCATAAATtatatcaatataaaaatattattttgaatatatgaAATTCGTCATTCAGTTTTAAAGTATATTAAAATCTGTCAATTTAATCTTTGACATCTTAATGGTATGAATATgcaacaatattaaaaaaattaaggagaaTTAGCCGCTCTTTCGAGTCTCACAAAGTTCGAAGAATTAATCTTTGCAATTATGCGCAGCAAATATACCTAATTTACGCacacaaaaaatgataaattttatataGTTTAGAAACTAGTTATTATATTTACATAGTTTAAAGAGTAAATTGATTATTTATtggataaataaaataaaataaaatagatgatGGCTGATGAATATAGAGAGTGGTAGTGGAAAATGTGATCCCATATACTTGTAAAACAGCAACcttcattctttttcttttttatatatcttCCAAACACATATATATAGAATGTGTGGCTAAAAGGTGCATGCGTTGCTTCATACAAGTAATAATGGTCCATGTGTTAGGGGGCAAATTCTCACCAGAAATGCTTTGGAGATACTCAAAAAGAATTACTAAATTTTTCATGTAAGAAAAAGGGATTTAGTTTgagtaataaaataaattttgtgatAATGTGGGACCATAAATATATACCTGTCCTTTGTGTGAAAAGTGTGGTTTGGTATACAAACCCACCATTATAGCGTTTTACCTTTGTATTTTGGTGCAATTGGCTTAACTACTTAATGCTAGCAAAGAAAAATATCTAATGTTcaatcaaaaaaataatctaatgCCAAGTTATTTCAGCCTAATTAGGTCATTTATGCATAAGAATCAAAACTATGGTCAATGTAAAGATAATTAGGAACCAACTGTTCCACTTGCTTACTTTTTACATGTACAAAAAGTCTAAATTGCTCTCATTGCATTAACTTAGAGTATGATGTTAATATATTAACCTTTTTTCTTACaagaatattaattttatctttttttttttacagatgaatattaattttaacTTGATGATGGGTAGTTTGGTCATTTTATGTAAAATAACCTCTTCATACAAGTTTTTTGTCTATGGACTGGACTTCGACTTTAGACATCGTCGCATCAAAATCCTCCATCGTACTTAATTTTATGGTGAAAGTATAAGAATTGATTTTACTTATAtgtttaatatgattttagtaaaaatagcttaattttatatttggctGGATTTAATTCCATCCACTTtcggtgtaaaaaaaattaaacttttaatcAATCACGTGTATAACTATAGAAATAGTTGTGATAAAAGTTAAATGTTTCTTCTATAAAATGACAGTTATAATGAACTgactatataaaaaataaattacactagaatatatataaatttaatctTATTTGCATATTATCAATcatgataaaaataatacaCCTTCAAACCTCAAATTGATTAGAAggtgataaaaataatatttgcatTGGGTTGAAAATCTTGCACTTAATAAAGTTGTCCAACCTCCATTTGACTAAGTGATAAATATAACTGTATGTTGGACTGACAATTTTACATTGAACTTTGATTTTAGAATAAAAATATCTagttttgtacccaaaaaaaaaaatctagacaTAAATAGTTCACTTCATAGTTCATGCACAATTGTAAGCAATTATATACGAGGAATGCTAATTTCACACCCTCTAACACCAGTGTTAATTCAAAGGAAaacatttttaacaaaaaaaaattaatagtataGGGATAATGAGGGAGATATTAAAGATTGACTCCTTTTTTAATGTATAGAAGAACAAAAAGTATTATGAGTGCTTAATGTATCAACTCTTATTTCCTTTATTATAAaacttcataatttttattttacaaattaactaGGATAGTACCTGTGCCTCGGCACGGGTCGCGCCTGCGGCGTGTTATTTTAGTCGTGGGATTATTTTGTTGTGTTAAGATTGAAGAGAGTCATAGACTATATTGGACTAAGCCCAATGTAGACCATATGCTAATTTGGGTTGGCCCAATATTTCCCTCTTTTTTCCtaggattaaaataaaaaagagaattaCTTATGGCGCCCCCGACATATATGAGCACCCCCTGAAAATCCCATTTTAGTCGCTATTTAGGATGCAAGTGTGTAAATAGAAAAAATGGGGGGGCGGGGGAAAGAGTTCGCTTCCTAGAATGCAAACTACagctgagttcgctttctagaatgtgaactccttttttcatgattttttcatTCTAGTGGGGTGGATTTGAGCTAAAAATATTGACACTCACTACTTAAAGTGTAATTCGCATCCTAGAAAGCGAGAGGATTAGTTTGGTATTTTCAGGGGGTGATCGAGGATATTCAGGGGGCGTGAGTGACATATTACATTGACATTCACCGACATATATCGTTATGTCAACACTGTCATATGAATGATTTTGGAGGGATAAAAAGCACCTAGAAAGACTATAATATTGAAGAACTAAGCCAGAATTCATTGTATTTTTGCTAGGACTAATATTGAGGTTTTGGTTAAACATGAAGAGAAACAGTgtaaaaccaaaccaaaccaaaacatCAGTAGATTACACCATCCAACTATCTTCATAAGCTTCATAATTGCATTTGCAACATATATAAGGTACAAACAACTAACaacataaattttcttttattgataaataaaagtactttttgatataaattttcactCTGATTGAAACATACTAGTAAATAATACTCTTAATGTctcatacaatatatattataacCTCAAAgcaatgacatttttttattcgAACATAACATACAAGCTAGCAATTCACCCACTGGTTTAATGGCTTCCCAATCGAGTATGCAATAAATCCAATCTCCCTCAACTTATCAACATCCAAAACATTTCTACCATCGAAAACAAATGCCGGTTTCACCATACTATCAAATACTTTATGATAATCAATTGTCTTAAACTCATCCCATTCTGTAAGAACACATATCCCATGAGCATCTTTAGTAGCTTCGTAAACATCCGCGAAAACACTAACCTGTTTCGCGCTAGTGAAACTCGTTGACTTCGCCTGAATTGAATGATCCCAATGACTCTCATTCATAGACAAATCTCTTCGGATCTGTTCTTCACTAACACGCGGATCATAAATGCTCAAACAAGCATTATCCGCTAAAAGACCTTTGCAAACATCGATCGCAGGAGTTTTTCTAGTATCACTAGTATCTTTCTTAAAGGAAAATCCTAGAACAGCAATCTTCTTACCTGAAACTGTATTGAACATAGATGTTACAACTTTTTTCACAAACCTACTCTTTTGGTAATCATTCACCTTAACTACCTCTTTCCAATAATTAGCCACTTCAAATAGTCCATTACTCTCGCATATATAAACCAAGTTAAGTATATCTTTTTGAAAACAAGACCCGCCAAAACCAACGCTAGCATTTAAGTATTTAGAACCAAGTTTAGTGTTTTTGCTTAAAACACAAGAAACCTGTGAAACATCAGCACCAGTAGCCTCACATAACGCCGACATGGCATTGATAGATGAAATCCTTTGTGCCAAAAAAGCATTATCAGCTAACTTTGAGAGTTCAGCAGACCAAAGATTGGTAGTTATGATTCTGTCTTGAGGCACCCAATGAGCATATATATCTTTCAATTTTTGAATTGCTTCTTGACCTTCAAGACTATCATTTCCTCCGAGTAGAACCCTGTCAGGATTTAGAAGATCCTGCATAGCAGTTCCTTCGGAAAGAAATTCAGGATTTGACAAAATTTGATACTTGATCTTGCCATTGCTATTGTGGACTAGAATCTTTTCAATTACTTCAGCTGTTCTAACTGGAACAGTTGATTTCTCAACAACAATTTTGTTTGATCTTGAAACATCGGCTATCACTCGAGCTGCACTTTCCCAATAAGTTAAATCTGCGGCTTTGCCAGCTCCAAGGCCACTTGTTTTTGTTGGTGTGTTAACATTAACAAAGATTATATCAGCTTCATAAACATGCTTTTCTACATCAGTGCTGAAGTGGAGATTCTTTCCTCTACATTGTTGTATAACTTGTTCTAGGCCAGGCTCATAGATAGGGAGTTTGTCGCTATTCCAAGCTGATATGCGAGAGTGGGAAATGTCAACAACAGCTACTTCAATTGAAGGACATTTGAGGGCTATTACAGCCATTGTTGGACCTCCT from Trifolium pratense cultivar HEN17-A07 linkage group LG5, ARS_RC_1.1, whole genome shotgun sequence encodes:
- the LOC123884571 gene encoding UDP-glucose 6-dehydrogenase 1-like, which encodes MVKKICGIGAGYVGGPTMAVIALKCPSIEVAVVDISHSRISAWNSDKLPIYEPGLEQVIQQCRGKNLHFSTDVEKHVYEADIIFVNVNTPTKTSGLGAGKAADLTYWESAARVIADVSRSNKIVVEKSTVPVRTAEVIEKILVHNSNGKIKYQILSNPEFLSEGTAMQDLLNPDRVLLGGNDSLEGQEAIQKLKDIYAHWVPQDRIITTNLWSAELSKLADNAFLAQRISSINAMSALCEATGADVSQVSCVLSKNTKLGSKYLNASVGFGGSCFQKDILNLVYICESNGLFEVANYWKEVVKVNDYQKSRFVKKVVTSMFNTVSGKKIAVLGFSFKKDTSDTRKTPAIDVCKGLLADNACLSIYDPRVSEEQIRRDLSMNESHWDHSIQAKSTSFTSAKQVSVFADVYEATKDAHGICVLTEWDEFKTIDYHKVFDSMVKPAFVFDGRNVLDVDKLREIGFIAYSIGKPLNQWVNC